The DNA segment TGTACAACTTTTATATCTTCTCTTGTTTCCTTTGAGTAATTATATAAAGTCAAACTAAGAGCTACTAAAAAAAGATAAGGCCAAACTCTTCTCATAGAAATACTCCATTTTTTATATAATATATAAGAACAAAGTAACTACAAATTGCAGTAAAAATGGTATTAAAAAGAATTGAATATTTAAAAAAAGTAGTCTCTTTTATTTTTATAATAGACTCAACTACATAAGCAGCTATTCCAAAAAAAACTCCAAGGAAAAGAGAAATCCAAATAAAATATCCTATATAAAAATACTCTTTCTGCAAGATACAAAAAGGGCACTGATGATTTGGTAAAACATAAATATAAATACTAAAAAAATAGGTAACTGCGAAATAAGAAGAAAAAAGAAAAATAGCATTTAATAAAAAGCTCAATATAATCTTTTTTAAATAACTTACAACTATTGTTACTGCAAAAATGGCATAAAAAGCCAATGCTAAAGTTGTTCTATCTAATCCAAAAGGCAAGGCATCTGCTTTAAAAATTGTTGAACAACAAAATACTGGAACTTTCAAAGGAATATTACTAAAATATAAAACCTCTGCAAGCAGTTCAATAAGAACAAGAAGAAGCAAAAAATTAAAAAAAAGATACTTCTTTTTTATATAAACAAATCTTTTTGATTTCAAATCAAGCCTATTTATTATTAACCACACAGCAAGCATAAAAACAATAAAGATTTTAAGAAGGAGGAGAACCTCTCCATAATCGTTTGCACCAACGACCCCAGCTATGCACATAGCCCCAGGAACAACATGGGAGAGTTCAGCCAAGGTTTTTATAAAAAAGATAAAAAGAACAATTTTGCCTATTATTGTAAAATCTATTATTGTATTAACCAAGTAGTTTCTTTTTTCCAAAGAGTATTGCAAAGAAGTAGTTACTCCAAAATCCCATTTTCTTAGGATTTTTATAACAGAAAACTCACTAATAAGCATTAAAACTACAAGGATTATTTCAATAAAAAGGAAAACAATAATATCATTTAACAAAAATATATTCACTCTATTATCTCTCCATCTTTTATATCAATATATCTATCAACAAAATCCAAGTTTTCAAAAAGCGAATCGTGGGTTGCAACAACTACTGTTTTATTCAACTCTTTAAATTTTTTTAACATCTCCACAAAAACCAAAGAGTTACTTTTATCCAAATTTGCCGTTGGTTCATCTGCTAAGATTATTGAAGGATTCATTACAAGAGCTCTTGCTATTGCACATCTTTGTTTCTCTCCCCCACTTAGACTTTCAACTTTTTGTTCCCTTTTATGTTCAATATTTGCTAAATGTAGAGCCTGTGATATTTTTGATTCTAAAAGCTCTTTTTTTAAAGGTTTTAAAACCAAAGGTGCCATTACATTTTCATAGGTGCTTAATCCGTTTATTAGATTAAAAGATTGAAAAATAAAACCTAACTTCTCATTTCTAAAGTTTGAAGTATAAATATCTGGAAGTTTTGCAATATTCTCATTATCAACTAAAATATCACCACTTGTTGGTTTACTAATACCTCCAATTATTGATAAAAGAGTACTTTTTCCACTTCCACTTTTACCTCTTAATACTATAACTTCGCCACTGTTTATCTCTAAATTTATATTTTTTAGGGCTACAAACTCATTTTGTTTTTTTTCATTATAGATTTTAAATAGATTTTTTATTAGAACTTTTTTCATCATTTCATTATCTCACTTAGATCTTCAATGGCAACTCTCCAAGAAGGAATCAAAATAAAAGCTAAAAAAGGGATAACTGTAAACATAAAAAGAATAGATAACATTCTAAAATCAATAACAGGAGTGAAAATAAGATACTCCATGCCATCCCCTAAAAATATATTTTTAAGAAGTGGTGCATTAAAAATAAAAACAAAAAAGTATGCCAAAGAGATTCCAATAATAAAAGCACTAAAAGAGACAACACAGTTTTGAATAAATTTTAAAGCAATAATATCTTTTATTGAAAACCCAATGCTTCTTAAAACTGCTATCTCTCTCTTTTTATCTCCAAACATTGATGAGACTTGATTTTTCAAAAGAATAAAAAAAGCAAGCATACAAACAATATACAAAATCATAAAAATTCCACCTTTATAATAGAAAATATGTCTAAAATCTGCCTCTCTTTGCAGATTTGTTTCTGCTTTTATATTTGGATAAATATCCATGATTTTTCTAGCTAAGAAGTCTGCTTCATCACTATTTGGAACATAAACTGTCATATAAGAGTACTCATCATCACTCATTTGCAAAAGTTTTCTTGCCATATCAAAACTAACAAAAATTGTATTGTTTGATAAAATATTTGAGTTTATAACTTTTGATATTGGTTCTGTAATTATTCCATTTAAAGTTAAAAAATTAAACTCTTCTATATATTCAAATTTTTTAAAAAGCTCTTGTATATCTTTTGAGATAACCATTGTTTCATCATCTAAATTCTCATCGCCAACAATATGAATATATCTTTGACTTTGGGCAAAATTATAATATCCATCAACTTTTCCCATCACATCTTCAACTCCATTTAGTTGAATTATCTCATCAATATGACTCTCCATCAAAGGATAATATTTCCCTGCTTTTGTATTTGTTAATGTAATTTGATCTTTTTTGCCTATAGTTGATAACAAATCATATTTTATAGAGTCAGAGACAAACAAAACTGAACTTAAAATAAAGATAATAAAAGTAAAAATAAAGAAACTAAAGAAGTGCTCCATTTTGTCTTTAAACAGCAGTTTTATTGAATAATCTATAAAATTTTTATTTAGCATATACAAACTCTTTATACTCTTTTGATTTAAAAATAAATGATGGTTTTAAATATATTTTTGAAGATATCTCTTTTAACTCTTCTACCTTTTTGTTTTTATCATAACTACTATAATTTGTAAAAATAGCTACAAATAGAATCATAAAAAGAATAGATAGTTTAATTAAGAAACTCATTTTAAATATGTTAATACCTCATCTGTCATTTCGCTAAAAGTCATTACTCTTTTACCAAAATGATCATTTTTAAAGCTATATGCAGCCTCATCAGACTCAAAAGCAACTAAATCTTTGCCCATAGGACCATAAACATCAGAACCCATTACAAAATAGGCTTTTCTTCCATCAACTTTTTTAGTTGTAAAATAGTCGCTTACATATATCTCACCAATACTCTCTTTTCCCTTTTCAAAGATATATTTAAACATATCTTTTGGACCATCAAAATAGTAGTGTTTTCCTTCAAATTCAAGCATTGAAGCCCATTTAGGATATTTTGCAACAAACATACCACATATAGGACACTTTGCATCTTTTGGAATATTTAGTGTCTCAATTACTCTTAATTTTTTACCTAACTTTTCTATGTCCCATAAATATGTAGCAATGGCTTGTAAATCTTTATCTTTTTTTGTTTTACAACTGCTACTTAATTTAGCTTTCAATTTTGCAATAGAGTTAAAACTCTTTGCATCAATCTTATTACATCTTGCTTTGTAAAGTTTCATTCCTATTTTATATATCTTTTTCTCTTTTTTTGTATCAATCATTGCACTATCTTTTACAAAATCATCTTTTGCAATTTTTAGTGTTGAAACAAAATCAAGAAGCTCTCCACCGTTACTTTTTTGAAAACTTAATGCATCCTCTTTTGTCTCAAAGGCATATTTACTATTCATAGTCATTGTTCCAGGTTTTTTACTTCCAACAACAAAAAAGGCTTTTTTTGCATCAATAAACTTTAGTTTTTTTGCATCAACAACTTTTAATTCATCTTCAAAATTACCTTTATTTGCCTCTAAAAGGGCGTGGAAAGAGCAGTATTGATGGTTTTGATAAATATAGTTTGTTTTATAATACATAGGAAGACTCATACCACAAGAACTACAATAATATTTATCTTCCCCTTCATTTATAAATACCCCTTTATCTTTTAGTACAGATTGAAATATTTGGGCATTTAAAATAGTAATAAACAATCCAATTGTGAAAAGTATA comes from the Halarcobacter ebronensis genome and includes:
- a CDS encoding ABC transporter ATP-binding protein translates to MKKVLIKNLFKIYNEKKQNEFVALKNINLEINSGEVIVLRGKSGSGKSTLLSIIGGISKPTSGDILVDNENIAKLPDIYTSNFRNEKLGFIFQSFNLINGLSTYENVMAPLVLKPLKKELLESKISQALHLANIEHKREQKVESLSGGEKQRCAIARALVMNPSIILADEPTANLDKSNSLVFVEMLKKFKELNKTVVVATHDSLFENLDFVDRYIDIKDGEIIE
- a CDS encoding ABC transporter permease, yielding MLNKNFIDYSIKLLFKDKMEHFFSFFIFTFIIFILSSVLFVSDSIKYDLLSTIGKKDQITLTNTKAGKYYPLMESHIDEIIQLNGVEDVMGKVDGYYNFAQSQRYIHIVGDENLDDETMVISKDIQELFKKFEYIEEFNFLTLNGIITEPISKVINSNILSNNTIFVSFDMARKLLQMSDDEYSYMTVYVPNSDEADFLARKIMDIYPNIKAETNLQREADFRHIFYYKGGIFMILYIVCMLAFFILLKNQVSSMFGDKKREIAVLRSIGFSIKDIIALKFIQNCVVSFSAFIIGISLAYFFVFIFNAPLLKNIFLGDGMEYLIFTPVIDFRMLSILFMFTVIPFLAFILIPSWRVAIEDLSEIMK
- a CDS encoding nitrous oxide reductase accessory protein NosL codes for the protein MKIILFTIGLFITILNAQIFQSVLKDKGVFINEGEDKYYCSSCGMSLPMYYKTNYIYQNHQYCSFHALLEANKGNFEDELKVVDAKKLKFIDAKKAFFVVGSKKPGTMTMNSKYAFETKEDALSFQKSNGGELLDFVSTLKIAKDDFVKDSAMIDTKKEKKIYKIGMKLYKARCNKIDAKSFNSIAKLKAKLSSSCKTKKDKDLQAIATYLWDIEKLGKKLRVIETLNIPKDAKCPICGMFVAKYPKWASMLEFEGKHYYFDGPKDMFKYIFEKGKESIGEIYVSDYFTTKKVDGRKAYFVMGSDVYGPMGKDLVAFESDEAAYSFKNDHFGKRVMTFSEMTDEVLTYLK